The genomic interval tgcggcgattttttttgcgacgattttaaaatcgctggaaaaggcAAGATTTCTTGTAATGAATATCTAAATAAAACTTTAGATTCAcgtataaaaaatacaaaaccattataatgaatatttacaaattcatatgcttttataaaaaaaatgattactaCATATCAttcatctaaattaattactaggtctaaaaacaaaatgaatgtatgaaatagaaATATCAATTTCGTGGAAAACAAATTAATGGTAAGAGAAATATATGGTCTAAAGCATCTTTGTGAAAGATATGTACATTTCTATCAATGTGAAAGAAATGGTTTTGCTTCAATGCCCTtttttttaactgtaaatagttttattaactttttcttaacaATATTAGAAAACATCAGATGCAAacagttttattaatattttgttaagaaatatttaaaagaatatgaggtttcatgcattttatttttatttttatattttataattatttttgaaaatctaatagaaacattaattaaaatgacaTTGCATATACGTCAATAATAGGAtttaaattattacaaacaAATGTTTTGATTGTATGCCTAaccacaaagaaataaaaaattaaataaatcgaAAAGAAATTTcctaaatattgatattttttcatcCAAAATGATATTACAAAGGTACAATGATGacgaaataaatagaataaaaaattttctcatgAGGAAAAATGGAACATACTAGAAAGTAGATGAGAAACAAACGAACAGTAGAAGTGAAGAAACTAACAAGAAACACAATGAGAAAGAGTGAATAAGTAGTTGAAGCAATGGACCTGATAGAAAAACGAATAATGCTGGGGACAACCGCCTCGCGTCCTTGCATCCAACATGGCAAAAAAAATCAACGgcgttgtttttgttttcataggTTTGGGTCTTGAACGGGGTCCATGTCTCCCTCATTTAGTCTCCCTCATTTCAAACCCCACACTTTCTCTCCACATTTTCTTTTCGACGATTACCTTTCATCTTCTCCAAGCCCTAGATTTCGCTCTTCTACATATTCACATCCCTAGATTTTGTCTTCTGTAAGATTCACATCCCTAGATTTCGTCTTACTGGGCTTTCAGATTCATTGTTGTGTCTCCATCAACCCATGAAATGAACCCAAGAAATATCGTCATCTTCTCCACGAAGCTTGGtctttctcttcgtcttctccacgaagcccggttttctcttcgtcttctccacccAAATCTTCAATCCCTTTCCCACAAAGCCCCGAAACCCTCACTGCCACCAGCAACATAGTCGTGGGAGTGAACAGAGGAGCTAACACAGAGTTTGGCTCCCAAGTAAGGTTCCATTTTTCAAGTTTTGATATATGCAGTATTCTATTGTAGATGGACAGTTTTTATATCTGGGAGTTTCTCGTATTTGGTTAGTCTTGtgagtttttatgattttttgacTTGTGGTTTCCTAATTTGTTTGAGGTTTTTGTTTAGTATTGTTGTTCTGAGTTTATGAATTTCGTGGGTATGGATATTCTGGAAGTGATTGTTGTCAAGTGGTGGCGttgtttgtaatttaattttataattagaggTTGATAGTGTTATCCTTGTGTTAGTTTATAGTTTCATAATATGTGTTATCTTTGTAGTTTGAGTTGGGCAAGTAATAACAATCTTATTCAAGCTCTTTGGACACCTAACTAGGATGGGAAATACGAAATCATCATTTTTTCTCATTGCTATTTATTGAGGCAAGATGTCACCTAAAGTGGTTGTTGGAGATTGAGAGTGttgtttgtaatttaattttgtaagtaGAGGTTGATGGTGTTATCATTGTGTTGGCTTATAGTTTCATCATCTGTGATATATAGTAGCTCGACTCAGAAATTAGGTTGATGGTGTTGTGTTATCTTTCTCATTGCTTTTTATTGAGTCAAAATGTCACCTAAAGTGCACAACCAATCCACTTGATTGTGTTATCTATATTTGAGAGTTTCTCAGACTTGGTTAGTGTTGtgagttttttagatttttcagattttgaagACATTGTATACCTATGGCCAGAGTGTCTACCCTCATGACTAATTCTGATGCAGTTCATCAGAATTAGTCATGAACCAAATTTAATCCATGTAGTATTTTTGAAGCTTCCTTTTACAATTTATAAGACATCATGTTAGAatgccatcatcatcatcatcaatatcttcttcATCGTTTGCAAAATGTACTTAGGGACAAGCACACTACTTCTGTAAGGTCGATGCCACACTGAGATATTCAAGTACTCCaagaaatccaggacgacccttcttagggagTCCAAAGTACAATACATAGGTAACTACATTATTTATACATCTAACATTTGTAAATTATAGTGATGAATATGTTTTACATCTAACATTTGTGAATTTGCATTTTTCAGGGATTACCATACTGTAAATTTTTCAAGTGGGCATATAGTAATCAAGAGATTGAGTTCCATTCTCAAGAAAGAAATAATGATCTGTTAAGGAGGGAGAAGGAGGTCGAGAAGATGCTAGACGATGTGGAAAAGACGAAGATTGAGCTTTGTAAAAGAGTGGGTGAAATCGAGAAGAGAGAGCTGGTGGTATCCAATAGAGAGATAGTGGTTTCCACAAGAAAGAAGGTGCTTCTGGAACAAGAAACTGAAATGAGGCGGGGACGCACACTACATCGggtgttttgggcttttttatttgtagttgtaTGTTACTTGgtagtatataaataatttaattgctGCCTAGTGTTAGTACCTAAGTATTGGACTTTGTATGTActttatgtaaatatattaagttCAGTTATGCTTATTGGTTTGATCATGGGAATAGATATGCTTAATTTACTTGTGTTATTTCTCTGTAAGAAAGAGGTCAGAATGCTTCAATAATGCATTTGGAGGTGTTTTCTCAATTTTTGTTATGGATATCAGTATGTGCGTATTGGTTGATATGCTGCTTCTGAAAGTGTTTTCTCCTTTATGAAATCTGTCATTATGGATATTAGAATGCAGGGGGTTGTGAACAAAACAAGTGCACAAGCGCACAAGTGCATAAGCGCACTGCACTGTTGAAAACTTTTCAATTACATTACGGGCCTTCAAAAGTGACTTgtaaactatttttctttttcttttcataaaaaggCACCAAAACTTTTCAAGTGCACAAGCGCACTGCGCTGTGAATGCACTGCAAGTACTCACTGCAGGCTATCTTTGTTAACAGAACAATTGCAATGGATCTTTCATAATCACAAGCGTATACAGCACTGCGCTGTGTCCCCTGCCGATATTGGTACATTGGAACCCGTTTGGGTCATCGATGGGAGTCATTGGTTGGCACAATACAACtcaatcattgcatataacttAGGTTTCGCATCTTGAGTATGCTCTTTCGAACCTGCTGCAAGAGTAATCATCTGATAACTGATATTCAATATCTCTGAATATCTATTAGAATCTGCCCGTTGTTCCCCCCGCATCATAGCTACTGTGGATCAACGTATATCACTGTTTGATATCAGTCCTCCATGAATCTAAAAAGTATATATCTGGCAATGATGTAATCTCGTTACATCTTAATACAACCAAAATGTGCCTACACAATATCCCTCTCATTTGGAATAATCCACAAGAACAGTTTGCAGATGTTCCTTCTTCAATAAAGTCCACAGAATATGTAACCAGTTTTATGAATTCTACCAAATGAATTTCATCCTTTACCAGATAAGTTTGTATTGCACCATGATTTTTATGTAACTTTGGATTCATATCAATCATGCCGGTAACTTGCTGTTGTACTTCTTTGAATTTAGAATttgtgtacaactcttgaaacttcttctcaattagagatctagatatgcaggGGTTGTGACACTATATGAGTGGAAGTCAGCCGCATTTTCATTCTCAGCTTTTTTTAATGCGTTATCAAACTGGTCgacaaactctttcaagttCGTCTTAGCATTAACATACCCTTCAAAGaaggcattcatgctctcactccgctgcgttgtactcattccagcccaaaaacaGTCTTTCAAGAATGTTGGAACCCAGTGCTCATGATCAGCATATAGACTTTGTAACAAgacatttttatgcaaattgtACGTGATAATTAATTGAACCCAACTTGTCTCAAACCCATCAACACTTTGGCTATCATACACACTTCATCAATGCATTTTTCATCACAGTTTTGTAGGAACCATAAGAGCCAAGCTTTTCCGGCACTTTCTTCAATATATGCCACAGACAAAATCTATCGGGTGTTTGGGAAAACAATACCAAATGCATTTTTCATCGTTCTATCTTGGTCAGTGATAATAGCTTTAGGAGttataccatccatacactgcaaccaagtctggaataaccacacaaaggtCTCTGTATCCTCACTAAAAATCAAGCCTGTGCCCAAGAGAATTGACTGCCCATGGTGATTTACACCAATAAATGGTGCAAATGGCATTCCATATCTATTCGTCAGGTATGTGGTGTTGAATGTGACCACATCACCGAAATATTGGTAGGCTGCTCTACTACGGGGGTCTGCCCAGAAGACATTCTTTAACCTCCTGtcatcatctaaatccatcaatgtAAAGAACCAgggatttttgtactgcatcctacaaaaataGTCTTGAAGTGCACTAGCACCACCTGCGCCAAGTCGTAGATGTCTTGTTTTGTCGATGTAATTACGACAATCTTTCTCCAAAAATGGAAGGTTCTCAAACCCGCCTgcgccaacaacaagagatccaAATCTCTTGTTCATTCGGACACCAACCATATCATTTGTATCTAGAACTCTTTTTACAGCGTCACTCACTTTtctattacatcgaaagaagCGAGATTTCTTTGGACTAAGGCCGTGTTTATGGATATTATGAACCGTAGTCAACCGAAGTTTTCCATCAcattttaaggcattaatctttgccttacattctgTCTTTCCAGTCGGACGTGGGTTGGTGAAATCGAAAGTTCTATTACGGGCCTTCCCACCACGAGCACAAGCAAGGGTGACATACCTAACAGTCTCATCTTCTTCCCTCTCAGTCCTttttgtcatcaccccaaactCGCACTTCTTACCATAATTCTTATAATAACTCAGTAATTCTTCAAgagaattaaactccatccccaactttggctcctcaatcatATCATCACCATCAATATCAACATTCTGAGATGTCCCGACACTGCAATCCTTGTTTTCCTGTGGATTTGGTTTATcctcattaattttttcaactgtACAGGATGTACATGGGGCTTTAGTCTCCCCACCACCGAGTCTATTAGAATCTGACCCAACTAGTATGCATGTAGTGGAGCTTGTATTGATGAGAGGAGTTGGAGTTTCTATATTATGTGGAAATGAGTAACCAGCATTTGGCAGAAATCCCGATGACCATGTAGGCACTTGTCCATAGTAACCATGCATGTAATTTGGGATGTTTGGATAGGTTGATGGTATGTCCTGCACGCACACGTTATTGGATAAAgttattgatgtattttgaaaataaatatcaactcaatACATTCCAatgttaatgatatattaaatgatataacaTACTGCGGATGATGGATTTGAGATACATGGTGTTAGTGTAGATGGTTGTTCTTTCCCGTTACCCATGCCGAGAGGGTTGAAAACTATTTGTTAGAATTGAAGTACTAGATATTCAGTTACCCCAATATTTTGACCAATATTCATTATCTTTGATAagctttttaatttataaatctcaTGTATACCACAGTGGACTGCAAAACGGTTTTCAAGGATCACTTTTGGACTTGACCGACCAATTGACTCCCAAACATTTGACTCAACAATTACAAGTTACAATTGAATGCTTGATCAAGCTGCTTCCTGTGATGGAAAACTCAATTTCTTGCAATTTTCTACTACGTCAACTCTGTAACATCATCTGTTAGAATATGAAGCTAAAGTGGCTACTAATAGTTCCCCAATTACTAACCTATTTGAAGTTGACAACAATTTTAAGCTCTTGAATTTAACAACAATTTGTTCGGCTACCTTCACTGGGaacaactaaaatgaaaatttgttCGGCTACCTTCATTGGGAACAACAATTTCTTCGGCTCTTGAATTTAATAGCAGATGGTTGCCAGATTTACAGCAAACAAACGCGGGTTCTCTTCCTCTCACTGGGaacaactaaaatgaaaatttcagtTCAATGTAGAGTCATTTGTGAGATTTTAGCAGATCTACCTATTGGATCTAGCTACTTCAGATAATAATATACCTTAATAATCAGATGGACCAGTCGCTCTCTCCCCCACGACGATGAACGCGACTCAAAGATGCAAACGAGTCCCACCACGGCGACCGCAACAACCAGTTTCGCTCTCATACGACGAGGAGAAGAAAAGCTCGGCTCAGATGAAAATGGAAACATAGAGACCAGACGAGGAGAAGAGAAGCTCGGGAGTGGCTCTGATGAAAATGGAAATCCACAGATCAAacgaggagaagaagagaagctCAGGACTGGCGAAGAGTGGTGAAGCTCGAAAATGAAAACACACAGACCAGACCGAAGAGAAGCTCGGGGgtgaaaatggaaatggaaatcaGTGGCGAAGACGAAGCgaagatgaaaatggaaaaccatttcatttcccgcttttcaattttttttttaataaatcagcTGAAGTCAGCTGGGGACGCAACCCCGGTTGCCCCTAGAAGAACtgtaaaaaaacacattaaaaaatcGCCACATAAGAATTGTATATTTACATTTCTTAAATAACACTATATTAAGAACaataatagatttaataaatatgcagatttatttaaattattaagaaattataattttttcctgatggaaatttataattatactaacaAACCTGTTATTgttaaatttaatacttatagttgAATGtgtatgttgtatgtttgtcattttcaaaataaatatataatgtgttaattttaaaattagaaactaCAGTAGTAAGtgctaaataattttataatataattataatataaactcttatccttttaaaaaaaatattaaacaaactATAGGACATTAGAAATTGTAtggtgcggtttggatagtgagatgagatgatttaatattattattgttttgggagttggaaaggttgaattgtttattatattttatatgaaaatttgaaaaaattgtaatgatgagatgagatgagataaaacactttcactatctaaatctaCTGAAATAGTGTTAAATTTCATGTTAGTTTCcaaactattcaatttatctggaaatgaaagaaatatttaagtttggaaattatatatcttaatgaatcattaaacaaaaatcattaataaaaggagaaaaaattatataattacagatttctactaaaatataaaaattcaattcaatatttacagaactcaaaattaaaggaaataaaatgctccacaacattaaaatttaatttctcaagattttgtttttattattagaattttatgaaGAGTTGATAAcaatttggaagaaaaaagaaaaaagaaaagactataGGCCAATTGTTAAGTCCAAACTAATTTGTAGCATTATCTATTTTTCACATTAAAGCCCAAAAAACCAAAAGTCAAGTCCAACCCTCCCTCCCCAATTTTAGACGACAAGCCCAGCCTTTCTCCCTtgactaggggtgggcagccgTTGCATCACCCCATTCGCTCCGTCCCCGCCTGGGTGGGGCAGGGGATCTGCTCCGTACGAACGGGGGGTGGGGCCCCCGCCCCGCTCGGTAATTTCCCCGCCCTCTCCCGCATGTCTAAGCCCCCTCCCCCGattcctttctctttctctcactctctttcactctcactctctcaatctctcactCTCTTGTCCTAGACCCAAACTCCCaaactctctcaatctctctcgaACTCTCTCAATCTAACTCTCTCGATCTCGTTTGCCATTGAAGTAGTAGATGCCGGCAGATGACTCGATTGGGTTTGTTGTAACAAACGCCACTGAGTTTGGGGGAGTCGaggagaggggaggagggggGCGAGGGGCGGACGGATGAAGGTCCACCCCCGTACCCCGTGCAACGGACATggtaccccgcccccgcatggatGGAGGTGGATTACGGGGGAAAAATCCccacccccgcccatgcggggcaGGGGATGGTGAGGGGGTGGCCCTGCCCCGTAAGgggcaggtagcacccctacccCTGACACCCCCCTTAGTCCTGTGCAAAATTATTCATGACCCAACCTGCTCGATTGAAACGACTCGACCCGCCCGATGAAGTGAAATTAGAAGCGGGTCATTTAAGATAAAGATGCTAAACAACGGGCGAATGCGAAACCCACCTCTTCTCAGAATCTAGAAGAAAAAAGTCAAAAACCCTtgcctctctctatctctctctccctctctcatacGGCACTCGACAGATGGGTctttaaatctctctctctttctctctcctcgaccGCCACTCCAAGATCAACTCGATTTACTGAGGTATGCTCCATTTTCTCATACATATATGTTTTGGGATTCTTGTTCAAAACTCTCTCTTGATCTGCATCTATTGTTTCCGTTTGAATATTAAAGAgccatctctctttctctcgttggtgtcttgaaaaaaatggaggagaaaataaaaaactcaaaatatgaaaaaaatccCAATGTTAGTTACTTTAAAAATTACAGGCATACACGAAAAAATCCCAGTGTTAGACACAAACTCAAAATAAGGCGCATACCCTTTTGGCATTCAGGCATGTCTGCCAAGGAAGAGTCCCCTGTATGTTTTGTATATGCACATGCACGAAGTAATATAATCCACCAAAATCCAGAATCAACAGGGGCTACTTGCACTCTCACCAAAGTCTGCAATCAAAGTTTCTtccctttaatttttaattaaaaaaatacaaaatataaactatttttaaaaataaaaataaaatttaaaacgaTATTTTTAACCCAACCCGAACCATTCGGGTCGGTTTGTATTCCCCTGGGTATGGCAGCAGGTCAACTCTGGTCGGGCCAAAAACATGTTGGGCGGGCTAATGTGCAAGCTtacccagtgttttaaatttcgtaccataCTGTACCAGCTGGTAcagtcgaaatttttcgtttcgaccgtccggccggtacatatactatatatgttctgtaccggccaaaatactggccggtaccggccatactggcctatatttcggccgatacAGGCCGATATTTcagcctgtgttttttttttcattttttcaaactataaacttattttttaactcctaattcagactagactatttataatttatatataatttatttatatatagactattattttgaaatataatttttatatatatttatatatataatttatttatatatcgactatcccgaaacgttatcctgAAACGGTAtcaatatcgaaatatttcgtttcagtgccttGACTGGTACGACGTCcagtacgatattcaaaacattaggCTTACTCCCCTCCCCCCAAATACTTTCACACGACACCGTTTCAGCCAACATCCACCAACTCCTAAAAACACTGTTTCTCCTCTcccactcactctctctctctctctctctcgctctctcctTCTTCCCCACCTCGGCCAACAACCTCACCAGTTTCTCAGAAATCTCTCTGTCCTAACACCACGTCttccatatctctctctctttctctctccgtTACTGAACAACGCTGCCTCTTCTCTCCTCGTGTCGCCATCTCGCCGAGGTTCCACCAACAACAGCCGCCACACTCTTCCACTCTCCGTCTATCTCCGTCTCGTAAATCCTCTGTTCCGCCTCCCTCTCGTTCTTTCTCTTCCGTCACTCGGTCCCAATCTCTCCTCCCTTATCTCTGTTCCATCAAGTTTCCACCAAGAACAACCGCAACCCTCCAGAAAATCACACAAAACAGTGTGTGGTCTCAACAGAAAGGACGAAAACGGCAGCCGTCGGGTCTGGGTGTAAGGATCTCTGAGATCTCCCCACTCTCTGTTTCTGTAATCGTCTGaggaaatttttgttttcttgtttagaTCTACACATGAATTACagattgtttttgaatttggtTTGGTTTCGTCTATGTGTATGATGTTTTTACTCAACTTGTAGAAATTTCAGCATCTTACAtattgggtttgattttgtctcatgcatatgcatataatCTATTTAATCATCCTGTAGAAATTGACACATCTTCGactgagagaagaaagaagaaaaagcatACCCACCCTCTGTTTCGTTTCTGGAATCAtctgatgtattttttttttttttacatctagACATGTATGACAAATTGTGTTTGAATTCGGTTTGGTTTCGTGTATATGGATATTATTTTTACTCAACTTGCAGAAATTCAAAGAGATTGTGTTTCGGTATGATTTTGTCTCATGTATATGCGTATGATCTATTTAATCATCCTCTAAAAATTCAGACATCTTCGactgagagaagaaaaaaaaaagcatacccACGAGATTCCGAAATTCAGAACGTAAATCAATTCGAAGGCCACCGAGAAGTTTGTATGGAAAAGTGAGGAATAGAAGAGATGAAAACACGAGAAAGAGGAAGGAAAGTGTTTCTGGAAAGTTGAGATCAAATATGTAC from Juglans regia cultivar Chandler chromosome 2, Walnut 2.0, whole genome shotgun sequence carries:
- the LOC108994170 gene encoding protein FAR-RED IMPAIRED RESPONSE 1-like gives rise to the protein MHGYYGQVPTWSSGFLPNAGYSFPHNIETPTPLINTSSTTCILVGSDSNRLGGGETKAPCTSCTVEKINEDKPNPQENKDCSVGTSQNVDIDGDDMIEEPKLGMEFNSLEELLSYYKNYGKKCEFGVMTKRTEREEDETVRYVTLACARGGKARNRTFDFTNPRPTGKTECKAKINALKCDGKLRLTTVHNIHKHGLSPKKSRFFRCNRKVSDAVKRVLDTNDMVGVRMNKRFGSLVVGAGGFENLPFLEKDCRNYIDKTRHLRLGAGGASALQDYFCRMQYKNPWFFTLMDLDDDRRLKNVFWADPRSRAAYQYFGDVVTFNTTYLTNRYGMPFAPFIGVNHHGQSILLGTGLIFSEDTETFVWLFQTWLQCMDGITPKAIITDQDRTMKNAFGIVFPNTR